A genomic stretch from Bos mutus isolate GX-2022 chromosome 4, NWIPB_WYAK_1.1, whole genome shotgun sequence includes:
- the TMEM229A gene encoding transmembrane protein 229A — MAGSDANDEGPARRGGAARRPGAPGGRGSEAAASCPEPLSTAEAPAEGAVLPAWMRLYFYGMHGVTLDVLLSAAHRFARRPDLRMLGFSSPYRCLLHSLTHLALEKVYLQQRRCPSAFVFNFLLYPSAHVGLQTLAGALLRRVGGPGGAAAPGALDLALQYVLALYHCQVFLKRFLHLRYQRRQQLRGAPPAPAGARAPATAGGRRRRPRGPRGAGGAPNQGLPDLLRFLFFGMHGFLDEIFFTFFFNLLGPGDGTSSGHTSLWSFFMYGSCSFVVEKLYFHLHYSRGWGTWKRVPFYVIFIYAWELFWGLGLRTWGACSWDYSHYPLNFMGLITLMYLPGWIFLSVYQDLLSNVLWRVQYVPSN, encoded by the coding sequence ATGGCCGGCAGCGACGCGAACGACGAGGGTCCCGCGCGGAGGGGCGGCGCGGCGAGGCGTCCGGGGGCCCCAGGAGGGCGGGGAAGCGAGGCTGCCGCCAGCTGCCCTGAGCCGCTGTCCACTGCTGAAGCGCCGGCCGAGGGCGCCGTGCTGCCGGCTTGGATGCGCCTCTACTTCTACGGGATGCACGGGGTCACCCTGGACGTGCTCCTGTCCGCGGCGCACCGCTTCGCTCGCCGTCCGGACCTCCGGATGCTGGGCTTCTCCTCGCCTTACCGTTGCCTCCTGCACTCGCTCACCCACTTAGCCCTGGAGAAAGTCTACCTGCAGCAGCGGCGCTGCCCCAGCGCCTTCGTCTTCAATTTCCTCCTCTACCCCTCGGCCCACGTGGGGTTGCAGACCCTGGCGGGAGCGCTGCTCCGCCGGGTCGGCGGGCCGGGGGGCGCAGCGGCGCCGGGGGCGCTGGACTTGGCCCTGCAGTACGTGCTGGCGCTCTACCACTGCCAAGTGTTTCTGAAGCGCTTCCTGCACTTGCGGTACCAGCGGCGGCAACAGCTGCGGGGCGCGCCCCCCGCCCCTGCGGGCGCCCGGGCCCCAGCGACAGCCGGTGGTCGGCGGCGGCGACCTCGCGGTCCCAGGGGCGCCGGGGGAGCCCCCAACCAGGGGCTGCCGGACCTGCTCCGCTTCCTTTTCTTCGGAATGCACGGTTTTTTGGATGAGATCTTCTTCACCTTCTTCTTTAACCTGCTGGGGCCCGGGGACGGGACGAGCAGCGGCCACACGTCGCTCTGGTCCTTCTTTATGTACGGCAGCTGCAGTTTTGTGGTGGAAAAGCTCTATTTCCACCTCCACTACAGTCGGGGCTGGGGCACCTGGAAGCGAGTACCCTTCTACGTGATCTTCATCTACGCGTGGGAGTTGTTCTGGGGCCTGGGACTCCGCACTTGGGGCGCCTGTTCCTGGGACTATTCTCACTATCCGCTCAATTTCATGGGCCTTATCACGCTGATGTATTTACCTGGTTGGATATTCCTTAGTGTGTACCAGGACCTACTTTCCAATGTGTTGTGGCGGGTGCAATACGTACCATCTAACTAA